In the genome of Mogibacterium neglectum, the window CCTTCCTTTGGCACGTTCGTTAATACTCGTCCCTGCAGTTATTTTCCCGTAGCGCCGTGTGAAAAGCGTAATAATCCGTCTATTATTGGCAATCTTATTCTGTCGCAGCACTATCCCTTCTGTATTAATAAGCATTCTTACTCTTCCCTATATCCGAGATTCCTAATGACCCTGTCAGAATCACGCCAGCGCTCCTTCACTTTAACCCAAAGCGACAGAAATACCTTAGTCCCAAGAAGCAATTCTATCTCTTCCCTTGCACTCTTTCCAATCCCTTTGAGTTTGCGTCCCCCTTTTCCTATAATAATGCTCTTATGTGATGTGCGCTCGCAGCAAATTACTGCACCAATCTTGGTGATGTGCGGCTTTTCTTCATATGACTCAATTTCAACGAAGATACCGTGGGGAACCTCTTGATCCAAATATTGCAACAGCTTCTCTCTAATTATCTCACTTACTATAAATCGTTCCGGATGATCAGTCGCCATATCCTCTGGATAGTACATCGGTCCTTTAGTCATATAACTCGATAGGCACTTCATCAGTTTATCTACATTAGTGTCTTGAAGTGCCGAAATTCCGAAAATCTCATCAAACAGTCCACATTTATCGTATTCATTATAAAGCTCGAGATATTCCTCAGGCCCAATTGAATCCATCTTATTGATTGCGAGCACTTTCTTGATATCCGATTGAGCGAGCATATCTAAAATATACTGGTCACCTTTTCCAAACTTCTTAGTACCATCTACAATAAGCAAAACCACATCTACTCCACCCATGGTGTTAATAGCGGTCTCGTTTATCGCTGCCCCTAGTTTATTTTTAGGCTTATGAATTCCCGGTGTATCCAGAAATACCATCTGAATCCCCTCACCGCCGTCGTGTTCTAAGTCCGTGTAGATGCCGGTAATACGATTTCTCGTCGTCTGCGGTTTATCCGATGTGATAGCTATCTTCTCACCCAATACATTGTTAAGAAGCGTGGATTTACCCGCGTTAGGCCTTCCAATTATTCCAATAAAACCTGATTTCATTAGTTCTCCATTCATCTTAATAACAATAATTCTAGTTCTCTTATATATTTAGAGAACACTAAAACTTGTAGCTTAGTAACTTAATTAAAGAATCACCTATCTTAAGATATCGAGTGTAGCCATAACTCGCTCCTCATGCGCTCTCATATAGGCCTTTTCGTCATCCTCCATGTGATCATATCCGAGCAAGTGAAGTATGCTATGAACAAAGAGATATGTAACCTCGCGTCTAATAGATGTTCCATACTCCTTCGATTGGCGTTCTGCCTGGTCAAGACAAATAACAACATCTCCAAGCGGAATATCTACGAGTGCTTCGTCACCCTCTATTTCATCAAGTAGTTCATCAACACTCTCGAACTGAGGGAATGATAACACATCAGTAACCTTATCTATCCCACGAAACTCTCTATTAATGTCTTTTATTTCATCCTCTGACACAAGAGATACGCCAATGTATATAGGTAGCTCGGTCGCTCTCTTTAGTACTTCATCATTAAACTCATCAAAGATTTCTGAGGATATGAGGTAA includes:
- the ybeY gene encoding rRNA maturation RNase YbeY, with the protein product MILDINYSDTIYGDTCIDERIDNELIREAAVYLISSEIFDEFNDEVLKRATELPIYIGVSLVSEDEIKDINREFRGIDKVTDVLSFPQFESVDELLDEIEGDEALVDIPLGDVVICLDQAERQSKEYGTSIRREVTYLFVHSILHLLGYDHMEDDEKAYMRAHEERVMATLDILR
- the era gene encoding GTPase Era codes for the protein MKSGFIGIIGRPNAGKSTLLNNVLGEKIAITSDKPQTTRNRITGIYTDLEHDGGEGIQMVFLDTPGIHKPKNKLGAAINETAINTMGGVDVVLLIVDGTKKFGKGDQYILDMLAQSDIKKVLAINKMDSIGPEEYLELYNEYDKCGLFDEIFGISALQDTNVDKLMKCLSSYMTKGPMYYPEDMATDHPERFIVSEIIREKLLQYLDQEVPHGIFVEIESYEEKPHITKIGAVICCERTSHKSIIIGKGGRKLKGIGKSAREEIELLLGTKVFLSLWVKVKERWRDSDRVIRNLGYREE